In a single window of the Sulfitobacter indolifex genome:
- a CDS encoding type I secretion system permease/ATPase, with protein sequence MRCAGPLPEPAKRTHAGAQDTPEQTGAQTKTEVPSPAPQVEALPDALQSSGNAPPVKDAAGQSSAQNHSQSHPRASQQETQSTEAKAAPEQPTEAKAKHAEPSKTTLGGIQIEGDTGPILKSGDGNKPPRGTGGGGGGGGNGGKPTFHKRGAPDQFAAQLSKGKQIVRRNMGFVMILTCATNVLVLSIPIYLFQISDRVLTSRSIDTLIMLTVVIAGAVILQSIFDAVRRFILMRTAVEVAVRLGGPVLSAAAHSSLHDNGRQYQTLGDLQLLRSFLVSGTLISFLDVPFAPLFIAAIFLVHPHLGMIVVATAMVLMVIALINQKATSKPFAEANMAQARANMHLDSMSRNSQIINALAMVPEAVTLWGRDTATSLRSQVIAQDRNIMWAAVSRGARLLTQIAMLGWGAFLAIQGEITGGMVIAASIIAGRALSPIEGSIEGWNGFSQSRSAYQRVENLMMTAVQKFEKLRLPQPEGRLNVERLLYVPTGTKQVVLNGLTFSLQPGDSLAVIGNSGAGKTTLGKMLVGSILPTSGNVRLDLMDLRNWDTRQLGENLGYLPQDVQLFPGTIKNNIARMRSDARDEDIHRAAVLADVHDMIASLPHGYETMVAADGSPLSGGQKQRIALARAFYGNPRFLVLDEPNSNLDTAGDRALANAIHRAGEAGITVVVITQKPSLLSVVDKIMLLADGNIALFGERQQVLQQLSQRSNNGNPPAPHQGGPNNG encoded by the coding sequence ATGCGATGTGCGGGTCCCCTGCCGGAGCCTGCCAAAAGGACGCATGCAGGCGCGCAAGACACGCCGGAACAGACGGGCGCGCAGACAAAAACAGAAGTTCCTTCGCCTGCACCACAGGTGGAGGCCCTCCCCGACGCTTTGCAGAGTTCTGGAAACGCCCCGCCCGTAAAAGACGCCGCCGGCCAAAGCTCCGCGCAAAACCATAGCCAAAGTCATCCCAGGGCGTCTCAGCAAGAGACGCAGAGTACGGAGGCAAAGGCTGCCCCCGAACAGCCAACCGAAGCAAAAGCCAAACATGCAGAGCCAAGCAAAACCACACTTGGTGGCATCCAAATCGAAGGGGATACCGGCCCGATCTTAAAGTCCGGTGATGGCAATAAGCCGCCCCGTGGGACCGGGGGTGGTGGTGGCGGCGGCGGAAATGGGGGCAAGCCCACTTTTCACAAGCGTGGCGCACCCGATCAATTTGCCGCACAACTAAGCAAAGGCAAACAGATCGTCCGGCGCAATATGGGCTTCGTGATGATCTTGACTTGCGCGACCAACGTCTTGGTCCTGTCGATCCCCATTTATCTGTTTCAGATATCTGACCGCGTGCTGACCAGCCGCTCTATTGATACTTTAATCATGCTCACGGTGGTCATCGCCGGTGCCGTGATTTTGCAGTCTATTTTTGATGCGGTACGTCGCTTCATTTTAATGCGCACAGCCGTAGAGGTTGCGGTACGTCTCGGTGGGCCGGTATTGAGTGCCGCGGCCCATTCGTCGCTGCATGATAATGGGCGGCAGTATCAGACCCTTGGGGATCTCCAATTGCTGCGCAGCTTTCTTGTTTCCGGCACGCTGATCTCGTTTCTCGACGTTCCTTTTGCCCCTTTGTTCATCGCCGCAATTTTTCTTGTGCACCCACATCTAGGTATGATCGTGGTGGCAACGGCCATGGTCTTGATGGTGATCGCGTTGATCAACCAAAAGGCGACATCCAAACCTTTTGCTGAAGCCAATATGGCTCAAGCGCGCGCCAACATGCATCTCGATTCCATGTCCCGCAACAGCCAGATTATTAACGCCCTTGCCATGGTTCCTGAGGCTGTCACGCTCTGGGGACGTGATACGGCTACCTCTCTTCGGTCTCAGGTTATCGCTCAGGACCGCAATATCATGTGGGCTGCAGTGTCCCGCGGGGCTCGCTTGCTTACTCAGATCGCAATGCTGGGTTGGGGCGCTTTCCTTGCCATTCAAGGTGAAATTACCGGGGGCATGGTCATTGCGGCCTCCATCATCGCGGGGCGCGCGCTCTCACCGATCGAAGGCTCCATTGAAGGGTGGAACGGTTTTTCCCAATCACGCTCTGCATATCAGCGGGTGGAGAACCTGATGATGACGGCCGTTCAGAAGTTTGAAAAGTTACGCCTGCCGCAGCCGGAAGGCCGGTTGAATGTGGAGCGCCTGCTCTATGTGCCTACAGGCACAAAGCAAGTCGTCCTTAATGGCCTTACCTTTTCTTTGCAGCCTGGGGACTCGCTGGCGGTGATCGGTAACTCCGGGGCAGGCAAGACTACTTTGGGCAAGATGTTGGTTGGATCAATCTTGCCGACATCTGGGAATGTGCGGCTCGACCTTATGGATCTGCGCAACTGGGATACCCGCCAGCTCGGCGAGAACCTCGGATACCTTCCCCAAGACGTGCAGCTGTTTCCCGGCACCATCAAAAACAACATTGCGCGGATGCGGTCTGATGCGCGCGACGAGGACATCCACCGCGCCGCCGTCTTGGCAGATGTGCATGACATGATCGCTTCCCTTCCCCACGGCTATGAGACGATGGTCGCAGCAGATGGTTCTCCGCTCTCTGGAGGCCAAAAGCAACGCATTGCTCTTGCGCGTGCCTTCTACGGGAACCCACGCTTTCTGGTGCTGGATGAGCCCAACTCCAACCTCGACACTGCTGGTGACCGCGCACTGGCCAATGCCATTCATCGCGCCGGCGAGGCAGGTATTACGGTGGTGGTCATTACGCAAAAGCCGTCTTTGCTGAGTGTGGTCGACAAGATCATGCTTTTGGCTGACGGCAATATTGCACTTTTCGGCGAGCGCCAGCAGGTGCTCCAGCAACTGTCCCAGCGGAGCAACAACGGCAATCCCCCAGCACCCCATCAGGGAGGACCGAACAATGGGTGA
- a CDS encoding HlyD family type I secretion periplasmic adaptor subunit, whose protein sequence is MGELVVYSEPPAWYDEVPRSITRQVIFGISLLVFAFGGFGLWAFKAPLAAAVISQGSFVATGSNKIVQHLEGGIIKEILVEEGQDVEAGQPLLLLDETSALATERELFLRQVRLEAMEARILAEYSQKDVLAYPLHLEKLRSDFNIASMLDGQEIVFDAATRQLQNDVNLLQQSINGLKERAQGYEQQLNATKIQLEILIEDSEAKEILLNKGLIRRTEYNTLRRAMAEATGQIGRLESEIKETQALSMRYESQIEQTIDERQAAALDELQVVQSELESIREQTRKAQGILHRAEIVAPVSGTVVRMHYHTAGGVIESGKAILEILPTGEPLIIEVQIPRAEIDVVRKGQEATVRLTALNQRTTPILEGQVYYVSADAILDRANDVPQEIYVARVSVPPRELDRVRGFTPTPGMPAEIMITTQDRTFIQYLMKPVTDSMIRAFREQ, encoded by the coding sequence ATGGGTGAATTGGTAGTCTATTCAGAGCCACCCGCATGGTATGATGAGGTACCACGCTCCATTACGCGACAGGTAATCTTTGGGATTAGCCTGCTTGTCTTTGCCTTCGGAGGATTTGGGCTCTGGGCCTTCAAGGCGCCTTTGGCGGCCGCTGTTATTTCCCAAGGCAGCTTTGTTGCTACCGGAAGCAACAAGATCGTGCAGCACTTGGAGGGGGGCATCATTAAGGAGATCCTCGTTGAGGAAGGTCAAGATGTCGAAGCAGGCCAACCCCTTCTGCTTTTGGATGAAACGTCTGCCTTGGCTACGGAAAGAGAGCTGTTTTTGCGCCAGGTGCGGCTTGAGGCGATGGAAGCGCGCATTCTTGCTGAATACAGTCAAAAGGACGTGCTAGCCTACCCTCTGCATCTCGAGAAACTCCGGAGCGATTTCAACATCGCCTCGATGCTTGACGGACAGGAAATTGTATTTGATGCGGCCACACGTCAGCTGCAAAATGACGTCAATCTGCTTCAACAGAGCATAAATGGCCTGAAAGAACGCGCGCAGGGCTACGAGCAACAGCTCAATGCGACGAAGATACAGCTTGAGATCCTGATCGAGGATTCTGAAGCTAAAGAGATCCTTTTGAATAAAGGCCTCATCCGGCGCACGGAGTACAACACATTGCGACGTGCTATGGCGGAAGCCACAGGCCAAATCGGGCGGCTCGAATCTGAAATCAAGGAAACTCAAGCGCTTTCCATGCGCTATGAATCTCAAATAGAACAGACCATTGATGAGCGGCAAGCGGCGGCTCTCGATGAGCTTCAGGTGGTGCAATCAGAGCTGGAAAGTATTCGAGAGCAAACGCGCAAGGCTCAAGGTATTCTGCACCGGGCTGAAATAGTGGCACCCGTGTCGGGCACCGTGGTGCGCATGCACTATCATACGGCTGGGGGCGTTATTGAAAGCGGGAAGGCAATATTAGAGATCCTCCCGACCGGCGAGCCGCTGATCATCGAAGTTCAGATCCCGCGGGCTGAGATTGATGTCGTACGCAAAGGCCAAGAGGCAACAGTGCGTCTAACAGCGCTAAACCAACGCACCACACCGATCTTGGAAGGTCAGGTCTACTATGTCTCGGCCGACGCTATCTTGGATCGGGCAAATGACGTTCCCCAAGAAATCTATGTCGCGCGTGTGTCGGTGCCGCCCAGAGAGCTCGACCGTGTTCGGGGTTTTACCCCGACGCCAGGCATGCCGGCCGAGATCATGATCACCACGCAAGATCGTACCTTTATCCAGTATCTCATGAAGCCTGTTACTGACAGTATGATCCGCGCCTTTCGCGAACAGTGA
- a CDS encoding DUF3131 domain-containing protein codes for MIERRTFLRWGTAAPLLLAHPSLGRGAAATPQNTLVIIDNVDTTTDPERIAIVLDAFARKGLPVSCLVDLAPLNAGPLEPGSALSQALRTRLQRTPGLLQIVPMVKNLAGMTPYFQARAVHDTRRALHAAVWGTTEHPPYADESQTIACDMMPTTVAPSGVRASGIRNVLMRPQVSREVRPEAWDDGVVRLVGGQRVQLQPARKAYSFPQPRAVERVLYLSAQDFLTIPLAGLGSAASAFAAHVLAQTGDHWVSPILASDLQFRDAYAYKRHVALHFVVGRNATAEDQAALANFQRELEAEGLPSSSGPDAASDAALGYWISLKEGKPSSGSLDAVALFDKGQHLSSQAPADDGYGIAAELTEKTKAGLNSKNILGLPTVRLQDVGSAKETLERSLGTTDCVLAVSTELLQNQSYRRVFKNALYAIENDGISRIVSLPDYVKRLVPTGPYITHFRRAQTYQAQLSKTPVDPSAENRTQLLADAKVAWSYFDRWTNPKTGLCPATVNFAAGHQRLHETVTMWDVGSHIFALIAAVDLELISPQKFQRAIGRILPNIAGRRSQGRLLPQGWIATDKFKWGNRNFDGCDAGRLLAALYNLDLHPLVKDRAAPTVASWDLKDIVQNGVVYSVEDGILETTFRSHCAHYAAWAFRTWGIEVKSPYEVFQGKSSPDGQMALLEVCGRIGPLGAEPLLMEALEFGMSPESAYLADVLLAAQIEEHEETGRLICVSEGPINNAPWFLYQGLQFDAQGRAWATDTVAGLDAHRTKAFRDEHLSISSKAAYLWSAYKDHPFCDRLLTVVRDKAKTSNGFASSINQRTGEPSKTYSDINTNAVILQSIAHMLKEDD; via the coding sequence ATGATCGAGCGCCGAACTTTTTTAAGGTGGGGCACCGCAGCACCGCTTTTGCTTGCGCATCCGTCCCTAGGTCGTGGCGCGGCCGCCACCCCTCAAAACACCCTCGTCATAATCGACAATGTGGATACCACCACCGATCCTGAGCGCATCGCGATTGTTCTGGATGCCTTTGCCCGCAAAGGGTTGCCTGTGAGTTGTCTGGTTGACCTAGCCCCCCTCAACGCAGGGCCCTTGGAGCCAGGCAGTGCGCTTTCGCAAGCTCTAAGAACACGGCTGCAAAGAACACCCGGTTTGCTTCAGATCGTGCCCATGGTGAAAAACCTTGCGGGCATGACCCCCTATTTCCAAGCGCGTGCGGTTCACGACACGCGCCGCGCTTTGCACGCCGCTGTGTGGGGCACCACGGAACACCCCCCCTATGCAGACGAAAGCCAAACCATCGCCTGCGATATGATGCCCACAACTGTGGCTCCCTCGGGCGTTCGGGCTTCTGGCATTCGTAATGTCTTGATGCGCCCTCAGGTGAGCCGTGAAGTCAGGCCTGAGGCTTGGGATGACGGTGTTGTCAGACTGGTCGGTGGTCAGCGCGTACAACTGCAGCCTGCGCGGAAAGCCTATAGTTTCCCCCAGCCCCGGGCGGTGGAACGCGTCCTCTACCTTTCTGCGCAAGACTTCTTGACCATCCCCCTAGCAGGGCTTGGGTCCGCAGCCTCTGCATTTGCTGCCCACGTTTTGGCCCAGACGGGCGACCACTGGGTCAGCCCCATCCTTGCTTCCGATCTCCAGTTTCGGGACGCCTATGCCTATAAAAGACATGTAGCGCTGCATTTTGTCGTGGGGCGGAATGCGACAGCAGAAGACCAAGCCGCCTTAGCTAATTTCCAGCGCGAACTGGAGGCTGAAGGACTGCCCTCAAGCTCTGGGCCCGACGCAGCCTCAGACGCCGCTTTGGGGTACTGGATTTCTTTGAAGGAGGGAAAACCTTCCTCTGGATCCTTGGATGCTGTCGCGCTCTTCGACAAAGGGCAGCATTTGTCCTCTCAGGCTCCCGCCGATGACGGCTATGGAATCGCAGCTGAACTTACCGAGAAAACCAAGGCAGGGCTAAACTCAAAGAACATCTTGGGCCTGCCGACAGTGCGCCTTCAAGATGTCGGATCAGCAAAGGAAACCTTGGAAAGGTCCCTTGGAACGACGGACTGTGTCCTCGCTGTTTCCACGGAGCTTTTGCAGAATCAATCCTACAGGCGTGTTTTCAAAAACGCTCTATACGCGATCGAGAATGACGGCATTTCCCGGATCGTATCACTGCCAGACTATGTAAAGCGCCTCGTTCCCACGGGTCCCTACATCACGCATTTTCGCAGAGCGCAGACCTATCAGGCGCAACTATCAAAAACGCCCGTTGATCCAAGTGCCGAAAACCGCACCCAATTGCTGGCGGATGCCAAGGTTGCCTGGTCGTATTTCGACCGATGGACCAATCCGAAAACAGGCCTTTGCCCCGCCACCGTGAACTTTGCTGCTGGCCACCAAAGGTTGCATGAAACCGTGACAATGTGGGATGTGGGCAGCCATATCTTTGCACTCATAGCGGCGGTAGACCTTGAACTCATCTCGCCCCAGAAGTTCCAAAGGGCGATCGGGCGTATTTTGCCCAACATTGCTGGCCGACGCTCCCAAGGGCGGCTGTTGCCCCAAGGATGGATTGCAACTGACAAGTTCAAATGGGGCAACCGAAACTTTGATGGCTGTGATGCCGGACGGCTGCTGGCGGCTTTGTACAACCTCGATCTGCACCCTTTGGTAAAAGATCGCGCGGCGCCCACCGTGGCAAGTTGGGACCTGAAAGACATCGTTCAGAATGGAGTCGTCTACTCCGTAGAGGACGGCATACTCGAAACGACCTTTAGGTCACATTGCGCACATTATGCCGCCTGGGCCTTTCGGACCTGGGGGATTGAAGTGAAATCACCCTACGAAGTGTTCCAAGGCAAAAGCAGCCCTGATGGTCAGATGGCCTTGCTGGAAGTCTGCGGGCGCATTGGGCCTCTTGGGGCGGAACCTCTGCTGATGGAAGCGCTAGAGTTCGGCATGTCTCCTGAATCAGCGTATCTCGCTGATGTCTTGTTGGCCGCTCAAATCGAAGAGCATGAGGAAACCGGAAGGCTCATCTGCGTCTCAGAAGGGCCTATCAACAACGCACCCTGGTTCTTGTACCAAGGGTTGCAATTTGATGCGCAGGGGCGCGCTTGGGCCACTGACACAGTGGCAGGCTTAGACGCTCATCGCACGAAGGCCTTCCGTGATGAGCATCTCTCGATCAGCTCAAAAGCGGCCTACTTGTGGTCCGCGTATAAGGACCATCCGTTTTGCGACAGGCTGCTCACCGTCGTAAGAGACAAGGCCAAGACCTCTAATGGCTTTGCATCCAGCATCAACCAAAGGACCGGAGAGCCAAGCAAAACCTATAGCGATATCAATACAAACGCAGTCATCCTTCAATCTATCGCGCATATGCTGAAAGAGGATGACTGA
- a CDS encoding glycosyltransferase has product MLFAMTVGSDGGLEAALPEPISVLKEQSMRSNPRRLPMQEGNELPNLAAIELYARQEGLRYQCLTGDAPAQRQKVYAVVPAKLPWAAKSLRQSCDTLHVVLPTWFHITVAEGEAQVVGVSSGTRDPLLEYVEKSPRVGIMPLLQLDATATRFLTAPNGSTQVATVLSDFFDRPSQDDAVTGYCLDASPLVPLTIETFSTLGRQVATALSTQGLTSCVKLPSSTPNSLLVLANRFFDTVIVNGYQEYWIGSAPQPLADKKWFEAHVTSLQEHVAPEKLVIELGTHTVDWVSGQPRPEIQSFAQTMSALAEEGGNTEFTPQAGNTRASYIDAKGMQHRVWMLDAASTQNQILTLQNKGIAAIGLSGLGYEDPGIWAVLDQTTRDTALSGESLKNIVLSDYVELFGEGPFVAPISMPRVGKRTVLIDPTTHEVTSVSYSELPRAGAVRLYGAGALNKVVLTFDDGPHPQHTPAALDILRETQTPGAFFVLGNSAIAAPDLIKRILAEGHELGSHTYSHPNMGEVSASRARVEVNSTQLLINGITGKNMRLYREPYMRSGGPITSKEVASLLPLEDAGYIIAGMDVVPRDWITQTADELADEIIRQVELNAGGVVLLHDGGGDQSQTVAALPRVISELRLKGYTFTTLADLLGVSPDMLMPDGDRVTSTFGSMSFLAVGNSWSLLQIAFWTVFAIGICRSISLLFWAARRRRHAPPLSKHEPSVTIVIPAYNEARVIEKCIRKALYSEYGDFDIIVVDDGSTDDTYEKAISFAYHPLVTVLRQPNRGKAAALNAALDEAQSEILICIDADSQIAPDAVSLLAAHFKDPKVGAVAGRVVVGNRDNLLTRLQALEYITAQAVERRAKEYLNAITVVPGAIGAWRTTALMEAGIFSTETLTEDADMTMAMIRSDYQVIYEDRAVATTETPRSLSALMTQRLRWSLGMMQAGWKHLGATVERRNLGLVALPDLVVFGYLMPLIAPLADLFLVLLVIEFFTNIGATDQDFASVITNPLIIAYLALPALEIASAVIAFRLDPTEDRRLLLLLPVQRIFYRQVLYVSVIRALWRAVTGSLTNWGRMTRVGFHFDQAKLT; this is encoded by the coding sequence ATGCTTTTTGCCATGACGGTGGGCTCGGATGGCGGCTTGGAAGCGGCACTGCCTGAACCTATCAGCGTGTTAAAAGAGCAAAGCATGCGGTCTAATCCGCGACGTCTCCCCATGCAGGAGGGCAATGAACTGCCAAACCTTGCAGCGATAGAGCTTTATGCGCGGCAAGAAGGTCTGAGATACCAATGTTTGACAGGTGATGCCCCGGCGCAAAGGCAAAAGGTTTATGCGGTTGTCCCTGCCAAGCTCCCTTGGGCGGCAAAATCTCTCCGACAAAGCTGTGATACCCTTCATGTGGTCTTGCCCACCTGGTTTCATATCACGGTGGCCGAGGGGGAGGCACAAGTTGTTGGCGTAAGCTCAGGCACCCGTGATCCGCTGCTGGAGTATGTTGAAAAGAGCCCCAGAGTGGGCATCATGCCTCTGCTTCAGCTGGACGCCACCGCAACAAGGTTTTTGACGGCCCCGAACGGGTCCACGCAAGTGGCAACGGTTCTGTCAGATTTCTTTGACCGCCCCTCTCAAGATGATGCCGTGACGGGGTATTGCCTAGACGCAAGCCCTTTGGTCCCTTTGACTATCGAAACCTTCAGCACCTTAGGTCGACAAGTAGCGACTGCATTAAGCACGCAGGGCCTTACATCTTGCGTGAAGCTTCCAAGCAGCACCCCGAACAGTCTTTTGGTCCTAGCGAACCGGTTCTTTGATACGGTCATCGTCAATGGCTACCAGGAGTATTGGATCGGCTCCGCACCTCAGCCACTGGCAGATAAGAAGTGGTTTGAAGCGCATGTGACGTCCCTCCAAGAGCATGTAGCACCTGAGAAGCTGGTCATTGAGTTGGGGACCCACACCGTCGATTGGGTCTCAGGCCAACCTCGGCCGGAAATCCAGTCCTTTGCGCAAACCATGTCTGCGCTCGCGGAAGAGGGAGGGAATACAGAGTTTACCCCTCAGGCCGGAAACACCCGGGCAAGCTATATAGATGCCAAGGGAATGCAGCACCGGGTTTGGATGCTTGACGCCGCTTCAACGCAAAATCAAATTCTCACGTTGCAAAATAAAGGTATTGCCGCAATCGGTCTCAGTGGGCTCGGGTATGAAGACCCAGGAATTTGGGCGGTTCTCGACCAGACCACGCGCGACACGGCACTCTCCGGCGAAAGCCTCAAAAACATCGTTCTATCAGACTACGTTGAGCTTTTCGGGGAAGGCCCCTTTGTCGCGCCGATTTCCATGCCACGTGTAGGCAAACGTACCGTGCTGATTGACCCCACCACCCATGAAGTCACTTCTGTAAGTTATAGCGAGTTGCCGCGGGCAGGGGCCGTGCGGCTTTACGGCGCTGGCGCGCTTAATAAGGTGGTTCTGACCTTTGATGATGGCCCCCATCCTCAGCACACCCCTGCCGCTTTGGATATTTTGCGCGAAACCCAAACGCCCGGCGCATTTTTTGTTTTGGGCAACAGCGCGATCGCCGCCCCGGATTTAATAAAACGCATTCTTGCGGAAGGCCATGAGCTGGGCTCGCATACCTATTCACACCCAAATATGGGAGAGGTCTCCGCCTCCCGGGCCCGGGTTGAAGTCAACTCTACGCAGTTGTTAATCAACGGCATAACTGGCAAAAACATGCGGCTCTATCGCGAACCCTATATGCGCAGCGGCGGCCCTATCACATCCAAGGAAGTCGCATCTCTTCTTCCCCTTGAGGATGCGGGATACATCATTGCCGGGATGGACGTCGTGCCGCGCGACTGGATCACTCAAACCGCCGATGAGCTGGCAGATGAGATCATCAGGCAGGTAGAGCTCAATGCCGGGGGCGTCGTGCTGCTCCATGATGGGGGCGGGGATCAGAGCCAGACCGTTGCGGCTCTCCCGCGGGTGATCTCTGAATTGCGGCTCAAAGGCTACACCTTTACCACCCTTGCTGACCTTCTAGGGGTTTCACCAGACATGCTGATGCCAGATGGAGATCGCGTGACATCCACCTTCGGCAGCATGTCCTTTCTGGCCGTGGGCAACAGCTGGTCTCTTCTCCAGATTGCTTTCTGGACCGTGTTCGCAATCGGCATTTGCCGCTCAATCAGTCTTCTTTTCTGGGCGGCAAGGCGCCGGCGCCATGCACCGCCCCTTTCAAAGCACGAGCCCTCGGTCACAATCGTGATCCCTGCCTACAATGAGGCGCGCGTGATTGAAAAATGCATCCGCAAAGCCCTCTACTCTGAGTATGGAGATTTTGATATCATCGTGGTGGACGACGGATCGACCGATGACACCTACGAGAAAGCGATCAGCTTTGCGTATCACCCGCTGGTGACCGTCCTCAGACAGCCCAACCGCGGCAAGGCTGCGGCGCTCAATGCCGCACTTGATGAAGCACAAAGTGAAATCTTGATCTGCATTGATGCAGATTCCCAAATTGCTCCTGACGCCGTGAGCCTGCTGGCCGCGCACTTCAAAGACCCCAAAGTAGGGGCCGTGGCCGGTCGGGTGGTTGTGGGCAATCGAGACAACCTTCTCACCCGCCTCCAAGCGCTTGAATATATCACGGCCCAAGCTGTTGAGCGCCGGGCCAAAGAATATCTTAATGCCATCACCGTTGTACCCGGAGCGATTGGGGCGTGGCGCACGACAGCTCTAATGGAAGCGGGCATTTTCTCCACTGAAACGCTTACAGAAGACGCCGACATGACGATGGCGATGATACGGTCAGACTATCAGGTAATCTATGAAGATCGCGCGGTTGCAACAACCGAAACGCCAAGGTCTCTCAGTGCATTGATGACGCAGCGGCTGCGCTGGTCGCTCGGTATGATGCAAGCTGGCTGGAAACATCTCGGTGCGACGGTTGAGCGTCGCAACTTAGGTCTCGTAGCCTTACCGGATTTGGTGGTTTTTGGGTATTTGATGCCGCTTATCGCGCCCTTGGCAGACCTGTTTCTGGTGCTCCTGGTGATAGAGTTTTTTACAAACATTGGCGCGACGGATCAGGATTTCGCAAGCGTCATAACCAATCCTTTAATCATCGCCTATCTGGCCCTGCCGGCATTGGAAATCGCGAGTGCCGTCATCGCCTTTCGATTGGACCCTACAGAGGATCGGCGCTTGTTGCTTTTGCTTCCGGTGCAGCGGATCTTCTACCGTCAGGTCTTGTATGTTTCAGTCATCCGGGCGCTCTGGCGGGCAGTAACGGGATCTTTGACCAATTGGGGGCGGATGACGCGCGTGGGCTTTCACTTTGATCAAGCAAAGCTGACATGA
- a CDS encoding DUF995 domain-containing protein, producing the protein MFGRRSWLACCLIAALPVGAMADPLPYKAQTPAPSQVIAAYIGKTEQWDADCDGGIYFGPNNQARAWCAQSSDSLGAGTWTVDSYGRMCHNLTWYWPNNGRAGSSPGEKSCIQHVVDRFDRVWRSYPGQSEWWPVKGDASLTRGYIYQDEVAGLKKKLGI; encoded by the coding sequence ATGTTTGGTCGAAGATCTTGGCTTGCTTGTTGTCTCATCGCGGCTCTTCCGGTCGGCGCGATGGCCGATCCTTTGCCTTACAAGGCACAGACCCCCGCACCCAGCCAAGTCATTGCAGCTTATATTGGCAAAACCGAACAATGGGACGCAGACTGTGACGGCGGCATTTATTTTGGTCCGAACAATCAAGCTCGGGCCTGGTGCGCGCAGAGCAGCGACAGCCTGGGCGCGGGCACATGGACCGTCGATAGCTACGGGCGCATGTGTCACAACCTTACATGGTACTGGCCCAATAACGGTCGCGCCGGCAGCTCTCCGGGAGAAAAAAGCTGCATCCAGCATGTGGTTGACCGTTTTGACCGCGTCTGGCGCAGCTATCCAGGACAGTCAGAATGGTGGCCCGTTAAGGGGGACGCAAGCTTAACCCGCGGCTACATATACCAAGATGAAGTCGCCGGGCTCAAAAAGAAGCTTGGAATATAA
- a CDS encoding H-NS histone family protein, which produces MIDKSELKTMSRKELEKLLNDVQKALASAIAKDHREAKKAASKAAAEFGFSLGEIAELASPVPAKTKRKAKAAKKPSKPVFSNPADKTQTWTGKGRQPNWYRDQITAGTAPETMRIAD; this is translated from the coding sequence ATGATCGATAAAAGTGAACTGAAGACAATGTCTCGCAAAGAGCTCGAAAAGCTTTTGAATGATGTCCAAAAAGCGTTAGCATCTGCAATAGCGAAGGATCATCGTGAGGCAAAGAAGGCTGCTTCCAAAGCAGCTGCTGAGTTTGGCTTTTCGCTAGGTGAAATTGCAGAACTCGCAAGCCCGGTGCCCGCGAAGACAAAGCGCAAAGCAAAAGCTGCTAAAAAGCCGTCGAAACCCGTCTTTTCCAATCCTGCCGATAAGACGCAAACTTGGACTGGAAAAGGACGGCAGCCCAACTGGTACCGCGATCAGATTACCGCAGGAACCGCGCCTGAGACAATGCGCATTGCAGACTAA